In Aegilops tauschii subsp. strangulata cultivar AL8/78 chromosome 3, Aet v6.0, whole genome shotgun sequence, one genomic interval encodes:
- the LOC120970330 gene encoding uncharacterized protein translates to MDFELRSAREKLEREQRERMQRAKAKADRERRAKAEAARRRDALEASNRERRLDAARAQEEADQKMEEVMQLGKGISFSHMFEALRYDGPGDKIKLPPSSFKDLSDQGALDKGPMYFSLSKVRDRVPGASPDQDAEEATCCGVLEFTAREGSAQLPSHVWNNLFQSDIPDVPLIEVRYASLPKGTYAKLKPEGMGFSDLPNHRAVLETALRNHATLSENDVVMVNYGQLQYKLKVLELKPASSVSVLETDVEVDIEEPDSVFDNEENQHVLVPLETGKVESGAVEEGKFRYYKFSVEEGVAEKVASGCANIEVKIESDTSGGDTDIYVSRHPLVFPTQHRHEWSSHEMGSKVLILKPKDATLVSGLYSVGVYGFKATAKFQLSVAIKDVIDSHRIGEQGSVSSAGNGDSVVCKNCKRHISSRTSVLHEAYCVRHNVICMHDGCGVVLRKEVAADHVHCSKCGQAFQQREMEKHMKVFHEPLNCPCGVVLEKEEMVKHQSSTCPCRLIVCRFCGDTVQAGGQPLDVRDRLRNMCEHESICGSRTAPCGSCGRSVMLKEMDIHAIAVHQKS, encoded by the exons ATGGATTTCGAGCTGCGGAGCGCGCGGGAGAAGCTGGAGAGGGAGCAGCGGGAGCGGATGCAGCGCGCTAAGGCCAAAGCCGACCGCGAGCGCCGCGCCAAGGCCGAGGCCGCGCGCCGCCGCGACGCGCTCGAGGCCTCAAACAGGGagcgccgcctcgacgccgcccggGCGCAGGAAGAG GCTGACCAGAAAATGGAAGAGGTGATGCAACTCGGAAAGGGTATCTCTTTTTCACACATGTTTGAAGCACTGCGATATGACGGTCCAGGGGATAAGATTAAGCTGCCACCATCTTCTTTCAAGGATTTATCCGATCAAGGAGCGCTTGACAAAGGTCCCATGTACTTCAGTCTGTCCAAGGTTAGGGACAGAGTTCCAGGTGCCTCTCCAGATCAAGACGCCGAGGAGGCAACCTGCTGTGGCGTTCTTGAATTCACTGCAAGGGAAGGCTCTGCACAACTCCCATCACATGTCTGGAACAATTTGTTTCAGAGTGACATCCCAGATGTTCCTTTGATTGAGGTGAGGTATGCAAGTTTGCCCAAAGGGACATATGCGAAACTTAAGCCGGAAGGAATGGGATTTTCAGATCTCCCTAACCATAGAGCTGTCCTTGAAACGGCACTGCGCAATCACGCAACACTATCTGAAAATGATGTTGTCATGGTCAACTACGGACAACTGCAGTATAAGTTGAAGGTTCTTGAGTTGAAGCCCGCATCAAGTGTTTCTGTGCTGGAGACGGATGTTGAAGTTGACATTGAGGAACCAGATTCAGTTTTTGACAATGAAGAAAATCAACATGTGCTTGTGCCGCTCGAGACTGGGAAGGTCGAATCTGGAGCTGTGGAAGAAGGGAAGTTCAGGTACTACAAATTTTCTGTCGAGGAAGGTGTGGCTGAGAAAGTTGCGTCTGGTTGTGCAAATATTGAGGTAAAGATAGAGTCTGATACAAGTGGCGGTGACACTGATATTTATGTTTCAAGGCATCCTTTAGTATTCCCAACTCAGCACCGTCATGAGTGGTCATCTCATGAGATGGGATCTAAGGTTCTTATACTCAAACCAAAGGATGCTACTTTGGTCAGTGGCCTTTACAGTGTTGGGGTTTACGGTTTCAAGGCCACAGCGAAGTTTCAACTTTCTGTAGCTATCAAGGATGTTATTGATAGCCATAGGATTGGTGAGCAGGGTAGTGTGTCATCAGCCGGCAATGGTGACTCAGTGGTTTGTAAGAACTGCAAACGACATATATCTAGCCGGACCTCAGTACTTCATGAGGCATACTGTGTGAGGCACAATGTTATTTGCATGCATGATGGATGTGGAGTAGTTCTTCGTAAGGAAGTAGCAGCAGATCATGTGCATTGCAGTAAGTGTGGACAAGCTTTCCAGCAGAGAGAAATGGAGAAGCACATGAAAGTCTTCCATGAGCCGCTGAACTGCCCCTGCGGGGTAGTTCTAGAAAAGGAAGAAATG GTCAAACACCAATCCTCAACCTGCCCATGTCGCTTGATTGTGTGCCGTTTCTGTGGCGACACAGTTCAAGCTGGTGGACAGCCGCTGGATGTTCGAGATCGGCTTCGAAACATGTGCGAACATGAGAGTATCTGTGGATCCAGGACTGCACCATGCGGCTCTTGTGGGCGATCGGTCATGCTTAAGGAGATGGACATTCATGCAATAGCTGTCCATCAAAAGAGCTGA